The Stenotrophomonas sp. ASS1 genome segment CAGGGCCTGCTGGCTGGCCTCAACGCCGCACGCCAGGTGCGCGGGCTGGACGGCTGGTGCCCGCGTCGCGACGAGGCCTACCTGGGCGTGCTGGTGGATGACCTGATCACCCACGGCACCAACGAGCCGTACCGCATGTTCACCAGCCGCGCCGAGTACCGCCTGCAGCTGCGCGAGGACAATGCCGACCAGCGCCTGACCCCGACCGGCCGCGAAATGGGCCTGGTGGATGATCGCCGCTGGAGCGCGTTCGAGACCAAGCAGGCCGCCGTCGCTGCCGAGCGCGCACGCCTGGGTGCGCTGTGGGCAACCCCGGCCAATGCACTGGGCCGCGAAGTGAACGAGACGCTGGGCGTGGCGGTCAGTCGCGAGACCAATGTGCTGGACCTGATCAAGCGCCCCGAGCTGGATTACGCCAAGCTGATGCAGGTGCCCTCGCTGGGCCCGGCGGTGGCCGATGGCAAGGTTGCCGAGCAGGTGGAGATCGGCGTGAAGTACGCCGGCTACCTGGACCGCCAGCGCGAGGAGATCGAGCGCCAGCAGCGGCACGAAGCCACGCCGATCGCTGAAGCCTTCGATTACGCGACCGTGCGCGGGCTGTCGGCCGAAGCGCTGCAGAAGCTGGAGCGCGTACGCCCGCAGACCATCGGCCAGGCACAGCGCATTCCGGGCATGACCCCGGCAGCGATCTCGCTGCTGCTGGTGCACCTGGAGCGCGCACGCCGGGGACGCGTGGCGTAACACGAGCGCGATAGATGCCATCCACGCATGGCGTGGATCTACTGCAATGCTGCGCGCGATCCGCTGTTCCGCATACAGCATCGGCTACAGCTACGAACCGTAGCGGGTAGTGCCGGCCGCTGGCCGGCAACCGCAGAACTCCAGACATGACCTTGAGGTTGCCGGCCAGCGGCCGGCACTACCCTGCGGTGCGCGCGCGGCGTGCAGACCACGCAGGTATCATCGTCGTGAACGCCCTGATTTCCGGAGACTTCGATGAACCCGCTGCGCCCCTTCCGCGACAAGATGCCCGTCCTCGGCGAACGCGTGTACATCGATCCGGCCTGCACCATCATCGGCGACGTGGAGCTGGCCGATGACGTGTCGGTATGGCCGGGCACGGTCATCCGCGGCGACGTCAACCATGTGCGCATCGGTGCACGCACCAACGTGCAGGACGGCACCATCATCCACGTCAGCCACCACAGCCCGTACAACAAGGCCGGCTACCCGACCCTGATCGGCGAAGGCGTGACCGTTGGCCACGGCTGCATCATCCATGCCTGCACGATCGGCGATTACAGCCTGATCGGCATGGGCGCCTGCATCCTCGATGGCGCCCGCGTGGAGCGCCATGGCTTCGTCGGCGCCGGTGCGGTGATCGGCCCCGGCAAGGTGGTGGGCGAAGGCGAGCTGTGGGTCGGCAACCCTGCACGACCGGCACGCACGCTCAGTGACAAGGAAATCGAGGCGCTGCATTACTCGGCCGACCACTACGTGCGGCTGAAGGACGAATACCGGGGCTGAGCCCCCGACGCTGCCATGCGGCTCTGCTAAAGTCTTGGCCCGACCAGGACCTGTCGAGACCCCCATGCCTGTGGCTGCCCGCCGGAGAGGACTCCGGCGCCCACAACGAAGGCCATCGCGCTGATGGCCGCACCGATGCTCGATACCTACCGCGAGGTGGTGACGCCGGAGGGTGTGCCGCTGCAGTTGCCTGCCGCCGGCCCGGTACCGCGGGCGATGGCCTGGCTGGTCGATCTTGGCGTGCGCATCGCGGCACTGGTGCTGGTGTCCATTCCGCTGGCGCTGCTGGACAAGTTCGGCTCCGGCCTCTACCTGGTGCTGATGTTCCTGGTCTACTGGGCCTACCCGATCGTCTGCGAAGCGTTGTGGGGGCGCACGCTGGGCAAGCGTGCGCTGGGGCTGCGCGTGCTGTCCCGCGATGGCGCGCCGGTAGGCTGGATGGCGGCGATCACCCGCAACCTGCTGCGCACGGTGGACATGCTGCCGTTCGGCTATGCGCTGGGCCTGATCAGCAGCCTGTTCGATCCGCATGGCCGCCGCCTTGGCGACCTGGTGGCGGGCACCGTGGTGGTGCACGCACCCGCGCTGTACCTGCCACCGCCGCCGACCATCGACAGCGTGCTGGCCCCGCCGCAGCCGCTGCGACCAGAGGAACAGGCTGCGTTGATGGCCTTCGCCGAGCGCGCGCCACGGTTGTCGGCGGCGCGCCAGCAGGAGCTGGCCGGTATTGCCGAGCCACTGACCGGCACCCATGGCCAGGTCGGCGTGCTGCGCCTGTATGCGATGGCCAACTGGCTGCTGGGGCGGCGATGAAGCAGGAACAGTTCGTCGCCCGCTACCAGCAGGAATGGCAGGACCTGGAGCAGTGGCTGCTGCTGCGTGCCGGTGCCTCACGCCGCACGCGCCGCAAGGCCAGCGGCCTGGCACTGGACGACACCACCTTCCCGCAGCGCTACCGGCGGCTGTGCCAGCAACTGGCGCTGGCCCGCGAACGCGGCTACAGCCCGCAGCTGGTGCAGCGCCTGCAGCAGCTCATGCAGCAGGGCCACAGCGTGCTGTACCGCACGCCGCCGACGCGCTGGCGGGGTGCCCTGGAGTTCCTGGTGGCCGACTTCCCGCTGCTGGTGCGTAGCCAGGCGCGCAGCATGTGGGTGGCGCTGGCGATGTTCGCGCTGCCGGCGGTGGCCTGCTTCGTGCTGGTGCAGGTCTATCCGGACCTGATCCACATGCTGATGGACAACCGCCAGATCGCCGAGATGGAGCGCATGTACGATCCCGCCGCCGAGCGCCTGGGGCGTGACAGCGGCACCGACTGGATGATGTTCGGCCACTACATCATGAACAACATCAGCATCGCCCTGCGCACCTTCGCCAGCGGGCTGCTGGCTGGGCTGGGCACGCTGCTGGTGCTGTTGTTCAACGGCGTGATCATCGGTTCGGTGGCCGGTCACCTGCAGCACATCGGCCATGGCGACCCGTTCTGGCGCTTCGTGGTCGGCCACGGTGCCTTCGAGCTGACCGCGATCGTGATCGCCGGCGGTGCCGGTCTGCAGCTGGGCATGAAGCTGCTGGCACCAGGCCGGCGCAGCCGCCTGGATGCACTGGTCGAAGGCGGCCGCATCGGCGCACGGCTGTGCCTCGGCGTCGCCTTCATGCTGCTGGTGGCCGCCTTCATCGAAGCCTTCTGGTCCTCACTTGCCGAAGTACCGGCGTGGGGCAAGTTCAGCGTGGCCGGTGTGTTGTGGGCCGGCGTGCTGCTGTGGCTGTGGCGCGGCGGACGTGGGGGCGGCCATGCGCATTGACCGCCTGGACGTGGCGCTGCGCGCCCGCAGTGGCTGGGAAGCGATGGAGCTGGGCACCGCCCTGTCCCGCCGTCGCGCGCGTGCGCTGTGGGGCAGCTGGCTGCTGGCCAGTGCACCGCTGTTCGTGATCTTCAACGCGCTGGGCTGGTGGCTGGATGCCTTCGGCTGGGCCTGGCTGGCGATGTGGTGGTGCAAGCCGCTGTTCGAACGCGCGCCGCTGTACGTGCTGTCGCGCGGCATTTTCGGTGAGCCGGTCGGCACGCTGGCCGCGCTGCGCGCGCAGCGCCACTGGGGCAACAGCGGCTTCTGGGGCTACCTGGGCTGGCGCCGCTTCAGCGTGCTGCGCAGCCTGTGCCTGCCGGTGAACCTGCTGGAAGGCAACACACCGGGCCAGCGCGGCCCACGCCGTCGTGCGGTGGCAGCCGGCGCAGCGGGCGCGGCACTGGTACTGACGGTGACCTGCCTGGCGTTCGAAGCCGTGTTGGTATCCGGCGCGATCGGTGCGGTGTTCATGTTCATGCCACTGGAGCTGATGTCCGAATCGTGGCGTGCGGCGTGGGACATGATTGGCAAGGACACGCCGGCATGGGCACGGCTGGGCTTCAACCTGGCGTGCTGGCTGGCCTCGGTGCTGATCGGCCCGTTCTTCGTCGGTGCGGGCTTTGGCCTGTACCTGAACCGTCGAACGCAGATGGAAGCCTGGGACGTCGAAATCGCCCTGCGCCGCCTGCGCGAGCGGCTGCTGCCGGCAGCATCGACGCTGGCGCTGCTGCTGTGGCTGGCACTGCCGCTGGTGTCCGCACCGGTGCATGCGGAGGACGCGCAGACGGTCGCGGAGCAGGCAGGCGATGCCGAAGAGGACGAAGACAGTGCGGAAGAACCGGCCACCGCGGCCAACGACCCCGCCAATACGCCGGCAATGATCTTCGGTACAGCGCCGGTGGACACCGCCGGTTTCCGTCAGGCAGTGAACCGCGCCTATGAAGACCCGCTGCAGCGCCCGACCCGCCAGGTGACCCGCTGGAAGCCGATCGAGCAGGCCGAGGAAAAAAAGAAGGAAGACAAGCAGCTGCAGCGTGACACCAACAGCAAAGGTGAACGCAAGGCGCGCAAGGACGGCATCGCCTGGCTGGCACGGCTGGCCGAATGGGGCCTGTGGGGCCTGCTCGGCAT includes the following:
- a CDS encoding RDD family protein, encoding MAAPMLDTYREVVTPEGVPLQLPAAGPVPRAMAWLVDLGVRIAALVLVSIPLALLDKFGSGLYLVLMFLVYWAYPIVCEALWGRTLGKRALGLRVLSRDGAPVGWMAAITRNLLRTVDMLPFGYALGLISSLFDPHGRRLGDLVAGTVVVHAPALYLPPPPTIDSVLAPPQPLRPEEQAALMAFAERAPRLSAARQQELAGIAEPLTGTHGQVGVLRLYAMANWLLGRR
- a CDS encoding gamma carbonic anhydrase family protein, whose amino-acid sequence is MNPLRPFRDKMPVLGERVYIDPACTIIGDVELADDVSVWPGTVIRGDVNHVRIGARTNVQDGTIIHVSHHSPYNKAGYPTLIGEGVTVGHGCIIHACTIGDYSLIGMGACILDGARVERHGFVGAGAVIGPGKVVGEGELWVGNPARPARTLSDKEIEALHYSADHYVRLKDEYRG
- a CDS encoding DUF4129 domain-containing protein, whose product is MRIDRLDVALRARSGWEAMELGTALSRRRARALWGSWLLASAPLFVIFNALGWWLDAFGWAWLAMWWCKPLFERAPLYVLSRGIFGEPVGTLAALRAQRHWGNSGFWGYLGWRRFSVLRSLCLPVNLLEGNTPGQRGPRRRAVAAGAAGAALVLTVTCLAFEAVLVSGAIGAVFMFMPLELMSESWRAAWDMIGKDTPAWARLGFNLACWLASVLIGPFFVGAGFGLYLNRRTQMEAWDVEIALRRLRERLLPAASTLALLLWLALPLVSAPVHAEDAQTVAEQAGDAEEDEDSAEEPATAANDPANTPAMIFGTAPVDTAGFRQAVNRAYEDPLQRPTRQVTRWKPIEQAEEKKKEDKQLQRDTNSKGERKARKDGIAWLARLAEWGLWGLLGILLLVLLLTARLWLPWLRGSGRRKADAAPKVLEEQVELPVVLPPDVATQAGLLWDQGRPRQALALLYRASVRTVGERSGIALPPGATEAQCLRASRRMPQASDRDLFARIVRMWQYAAYGGRLPSRADFDALADTLRQQYGWQA
- a CDS encoding stage II sporulation protein M; translated protein: MKQEQFVARYQQEWQDLEQWLLLRAGASRRTRRKASGLALDDTTFPQRYRRLCQQLALARERGYSPQLVQRLQQLMQQGHSVLYRTPPTRWRGALEFLVADFPLLVRSQARSMWVALAMFALPAVACFVLVQVYPDLIHMLMDNRQIAEMERMYDPAAERLGRDSGTDWMMFGHYIMNNISIALRTFASGLLAGLGTLLVLLFNGVIIGSVAGHLQHIGHGDPFWRFVVGHGAFELTAIVIAGGAGLQLGMKLLAPGRRSRLDALVEGGRIGARLCLGVAFMLLVAAFIEAFWSSLAEVPAWGKFSVAGVLWAGVLLWLWRGGRGGGHAH